The window GACGAGTTAGTGATAGATTTGAACCAGAACGTAATAGTTGAAACTGCAAGGGGAATAGAATTCGGATTGGTGGTTGTTCCCAACAGAGAAGTGGACGAGTCTGAGATAGTTGCTCCACTGAAAAAGGTTATCAGAATAGCTACCGAAGAAGATATTGTCCATGCTCAGGAAAATGACAGAAAAGAAAAAGATGCATTTAACATATGCCTGCAAAAAATCAACGACCACAAATTGGAAATGAAGCTTATAGACGTAGAATATACATTTGACAATAACAAGGTGTTATTTTATTTTACAGCGGATGGAAGAGTTGATTTCAGAGAGCTTGTAAAGGACTTGGCATCAGTTTTCAAAACGAGAATAGAGCTTCGCCAGATTGGTGTAAGAGACGAGTCCAAGATGATGGGCGGTATAGGAATATGCGGCAGAGTGCTTTGCTGCAATTCATTTTTGGGAGAATTCCAACCTGTTTCAATAAAAATGGCTAAAGAACAGTCCTTGTCTCTGAATCCTACTAAGATTTCAGGCACTTGCGGAAGACTTATGTGCTGTCTCAAATATGAACAGGAAGCATATGAAGATTTGCTTGCCAGAGTTCCTAAGGTGGGTGCTATAGTTGAGACTCCTGAAGGACAGGGAACTGTTGTGGAGGTAGTACTATTAAAGGAAATTCTTAAAGTAAAACTGGACATTGGTAATGAATCTGATTTGAGAGTGTATAATTTCAAAGATGGGGAAATAAAAGTAATAAAAGATGCTACAACCAGTGATGACAATGATATAGACTTTGAAGCCCTCAAACAACTGGAAGATTAAAAGAGATGGTAAAATAGTTTGTCAATCGGTATAATAGATGGTAAAATAGTAGCGAAAAGCAAATAAAGATATTTGTTTTCCTTAATATTTAGGAGGTGTTAAAAAAAATGGCATATTCAATAAGTGATGCTTGTATTAGCTGTGGGGCATGTGAATCAGAGTGTCCAGTATCATGCATAACTGCTGGAGATAGCGTTTATGTAATCGATGAGGATACTTGTATAGAATGTGGAGCATGTGCAAACGTATGTCCTGTTGATGCTCCTCAACAGAAATAAGTTTTAGACATTAAGGGTCAGATAAAGGGTCATCCTTTATTTGGCCCTTTTTTCAGGGATAAATTATAATAAGAGGTGTACTTTTGGTTACTATCAGAGAAAAAGAGCGTATTGATGACCTTCAGCTCCATGG of the Ruminiclostridium papyrosolvens DSM 2782 genome contains:
- a CDS encoding PSP1 domain-containing protein gives rise to the protein MVKVVGVRFKKAGKIYYFDPDELVIDLNQNVIVETARGIEFGLVVVPNREVDESEIVAPLKKVIRIATEEDIVHAQENDRKEKDAFNICLQKINDHKLEMKLIDVEYTFDNNKVLFYFTADGRVDFRELVKDLASVFKTRIELRQIGVRDESKMMGGIGICGRVLCCNSFLGEFQPVSIKMAKEQSLSLNPTKISGTCGRLMCCLKYEQEAYEDLLARVPKVGAIVETPEGQGTVVEVVLLKEILKVKLDIGNESDLRVYNFKDGEIKVIKDATTSDDNDIDFEALKQLED
- a CDS encoding DUF362 domain-containing protein, encoding MAYSISDACISCGACESECPVSCITAGDSVYVIDEDTCIECGACANVCPVDAPQQK